The following are encoded in a window of Cryptococcus neoformans var. neoformans B-3501A chromosome 13, whole genome shotgun sequence genomic DNA:
- a CDS encoding hypothetical protein (Match to EST gb|CF189147.1|CF189147): MSTLSGSSAQSALWSTLSSIVSIPYKIYNSTRVFYQEYKLWYDTNQPLFIFDTEMSLEWARIKTNGELRTDNPCIEYYYFAGDPDPERTDYHFMRFTLEDGTTLERKEYCKAWAVTKQAVIFFEGLQESLKAWENPAEPKYGDQMLRVGAILKKWEAYLDELTFSMRTLKVWEREHCVPEKWAAIPPYDYDNPRIFPFATINSAGKRETRHLTPLFIPLSKHVIKLHEEGFDEEWFDLWDRLKPDPEKFAPYHLPLDRPWPYKDIALRRKKVTGENRER, from the exons ATGTCAACCCTAAGCGGATCTTCCGCTCAGTCTGCTCTCTGGTCAACTCTCTCCTCTATTGTCAGCATCCCTTACAAAATATACAACAGTACTCGCGTCTTTTACCAAGAATACAAGCTATGGTACGACACGAATCAACCACTATTCATCTTCGATACCGAAATGTCCCTCGAGTGGGCAAGGATCAAGACAAATGGCGAGTTGCGTACCGACAATCCTTGTATTGAGTATTATTATTTTGCTGGTGATCCAGACCCTGAGCGCACCGATTACCATTTTATGCGCTTCACATTGGAGGATGGAACAACG TTGGAGCGGAAGGAGTACTGCAAGGCTTGGGCGGTGACAAAGCAGGCTGTGATCTTTTTCGAGGGGCTCCAGGAGTCTTTGAAGGCATGGGAAAATCCAGCAGAACCCAAGTATGGGGATCAAATGCTCAGAGTGGGTGCGATATTGAAAAAA TGGGAGGCTTATCTTG ATGAATTAACTTTCTCGATGCGTACCCTGAAGGTGTGGGAGCGTGAACATTGCGTTCCCGAGAAATGGGCTGCTATACCTCCATATGATTACGACAATCCTCGTATTTTCCCATTCGCAACAATAAACAGTGCTGGGAAACGAGAAACCCGTCATCTCACACCTTTGTTTATTCCTCTCTCAAAACATGTAATAAAGCTTCACGAGGAAGGAtttgatgaggaatggTTTGATCTTTGGGATAGGCTGAAGCCAGATCCAGAGAAATTTGCACCCTATCATCTACCTCTGGATAGACCTTGGCCATATAAGGATATTGCtctgaggaggaagaaggttaCTGGTGAGAATCGagagcgatga
- a CDS encoding hypothetical protein (HMMPfam hit to Aldedh, Aldehyde dehydrogenase family, score: -3.5, E(): 5.1e-17), with protein sequence MSLPKHISTSLSQIDQLYDTVNKRFNSGVTLPLAYRLYNLKQLAYLIKDNETLIQAAIEKDNGKGPFDATLGDIWPTLNEIDLAVKNVKKWMKDESRTGDAILAMKSMPSRVKKQPKGVALILATWNYPWQLALCPLVGAISAGCAAVIKGSEHAPTSSALLADLLPKYLDPEGYAVVLGEVEQAQALLAKPWGHILYTGSAVVGKIVAEAAAKTLTPTTLELGGKSPVIVASDADLKIAARRMFSIKQMTGGQICVAPDYVLCVKDKVDEFISICKTTLDEFFPPSPSPQSLLNNQSASSFLRSPADFSRQLSYIQTAEKAGKLVYKGEMDEQTKRMGISLIRLNENGEGEEGGVMVDEIFGPVLTIIPVDSIEAAIAYVNARPKPLSLYVCSSKRSVFEDIITKTTSGSATWNDFGIATLSRNIPFGGVGESGWGSYHGKDGFNTFTHHKAVLEIPYLFEPLMSLRYPPMSILAKRIMPFLMFSGIHFSRPKSVEHEQRALRRRKWGSRLVWFGVILVGALVGGKLIVGKGY encoded by the exons ATGTCACTTCCCAAGCATATCTCCACATCTCTTTCGCAGATCGATCAG CTATACGATACCGTTAACAAACGCTTCAATTCTGGTGTCACCCTTCCCCTCGCTTACAGGCTCTATAACCTTAAGCAGCTCGCATACCTTATCAAAGATAATGAAACCCTTATTCAAGCGGCTATCGAGAAGGATAATGGTAAAGGCCCGTTCGATGCAACTCTCGGCGAC ATATGGCCAACACTGAATGAGATTGATCTCGCTGTAAAAAATGTAAAGAAATggatgaaagatgagagTCGAACGGGAGATGCGATACTTGCAATGAAATCGATGC CCTCACGAGTGAAGAAGCAGCCCAAGGGCGTTGCATTG ATCCTGGCAACATGG AACTACCCCTGGCAGCTCGCTCTCTGTCCGCTGGTAGGAGCCATCTCAGCAGGCTGCGCAGCCGTTATCAAAGGCTCCGAACACGCACCTACTTCCTCTGCCCTCTTGGCCGACCTCTTGCCAAAGTACCTCGACCCGGAAGGGTATGCTGTGGTGCTTGGGGAGGTCGAGCAGGCTCAAGCTTTGTTGGCGAAACCTTGGGGGCATA TTCTTTATACCGGATCCGCTGTTGTAGGCAAGATCGTGGCTGAAGCTGCTGCTAAGACGCTTACACCGACAACTCTTGAA CTTGGAGGGAAGAGTCCCGTGATTGTTGCATCGGATGCCGACCTCAAGATAgcggcaagaaggatgttCAGTATCAAACAGATGACGGGTGGTCAGATATGCG TTGCTCCCGATTATGTGCTATGTGTGAAAGATAAAGTGGACGAATTTATCTCCATATGCAAGACCAC ACTCGACGAgttcttccctccttctccttcgcctcaatctctcctcaacaatcaatccgcatcttccttcctccgctCTCCCGCCGATTTTTCCCGCCAACTTTCTTACATACAAACCGCCGAAAAGGCTGGTAAACTAGTATACAAGGGCGAGATGGATGAGCAGACGAAAAGAATGGGGATTTCGTTGATTAGGCTCAATGAAAatggtgaaggagaggaaggtggtgtaATGGTGGATGAAATCTTTGGGCCGGTTTTAACTATCATCCCAGTTGAT AGCATTGAAGCGGCTATCGCGTACGTTAACGCCCGTCCCAAACCTCTCTCTTTGTATGTCTGCTCCAGCAAACGATCCGTCTTCGAGGATA TCATTACTAAGACGACTAGCGGTTCAGCCACATGGAATGACTTTGGGATAGCGACCTTATCACGTAACATCCCGTTCGGGGGTGTAGGCGAAAGTGGGTGGGGATCGTATCATGGGAAAGACGGTTTCAATACCTTTACCCACCATAAAG CCGTGTTAGAGATACCATACTT GTTTGAACCCCTCATGTCCCTCCGTTACCCACCAATGTCCATTCTCGCGAAGCGTATCATGCCATTCCTCATGTTCAGTGGCATTCATTTCTCGCGACCCAAGTCTGTCGAGCACGAGCAACGAGcattgagaaggaggaagtgggGGTCAAGGCTGGTTTGGTTTGGGGTGATTTTGGTTGGGGCTTTGGTAGGGGGGAAACTAATAGTGGGAAAGGGGTATTGA